The Myxococcota bacterium genomic sequence ACGCCCTCGAGGTCGCGCCCGGGCACCTTGAGATCGCGCGGTGACTCGGCGCCGCCCGTGAGCAGCACCGCGTCGAACTCGCGCAGCAGCTCGGGGCCGGAGACGTCCTTGCCGACGTGCACGCCGGTCCGCACCTGCACGCCCTCGGCGATCATCAGCTCGGCGCGCCGGTCGACCGTCCACTTCTCGAGCTTGAAATCGGGAATGCCGTAGCGCAGCAGGCCGCCCACGCGGTCCTTCTTCTCGAACAGGGTGACCCAGTGACCCGCGCGGTTCAGCTGCTGCGCCGCCGCCAGGCCCGCGGGGCCGGAGCCCACGACCGCGACCTTGCGCCCGGTGCGCGTGGCCGGCGGCTCGGGAGTGACCCAGCCCTCGGCGAAGCCGCGCTCGGCGATGGTCTTCTCGATGAACTCGATCGTGACCGGGTCGTCGTTGATGCCGAGCACGCAGGCCGACTCACAGGGCGCAGGACAGATCCGGCCGGTGAACTCCGGGAAGTTGTTCGTGCGGTGCAGCCGGTCGAGCGCCTCGCGCCACTTGCCGCGGTACACGAGGTCGTTCCAGTCCGGGATGATGTTGCCCAGCGGGCAGCCGCTGTTGCAGAACGGCACGCCGCAGTCCATGCAGCGCGAGGCCTGGGCGCGGATCGACTCCTCCGGCGGGTCGGCGTAGATCTCGAGATAGTCGCCGACGCGCTCGTTGGCGGCGCGCTTTCCGGGCGTCTTGCGCCCCAGCTCGAGAAAGCCCGTGACCTTGCCCATCAGTAGCTCTCTTTTCCGAACTCGATGCCCATGAGCGCGCGCTTGTACTCGCGCGGGAACACCTTCACGAAGTGGGGCAGGGTGGTGGCCCACTTCTCGAGCACCTGCTCGGCGCGCTCGCTGCGCGTGTGCCGGAAGTGCGCCTCGACGAGGTCGCGCAGCTCGCGCTCGTCGGCCTCGGTCTCGACGCGCTCGAGGTCCACGGTGCCGGGATTGCACAGCTCGGCGAAGGAGTGCTGCGGGTCGAGCACGTAGGCGATGCCGCCGCTCATGCCCGCGGCGAAGTTGCGGCCCACGCCGCCCAGCACCACCACGCGCCCGCCCGTCATGTACTCACAGCCGTGGTCGCCCACGCCCTCGACCACCGCGCGCGCGCCCGAGTTGCGCACGCCGAAGCGCTCGCCCGCGACGCCGCAGAAGAACGCCTCGCCGCCGGTCGCGCCGTAGAGCGCGACGTTGCCGATCACGATGTTCTGCGCCGGGTCGAAGGTCGACTCCGGGTGCGGGAACACCACGACGCGGCCGCCGGAGAGACCCTTCGCGCAGTAGTCGTTGGCGTCGCCCGCCAGCGTGAGCGTGATTCCCTTGGGCAGGAACGCGCCGAAGCTCTGGCCGGCGCTGCCGGTGAAGCGCACGCGGATCGTGTTGTCCGGCAGGCCCTCGAGCCCGTGCTTGAGTGACACGGCCGAGCCGAGCATCGTGCCCACGGTGCGGTTCACGTTGCGGATCGGCAGTGACAGCTCGACCGGCTGCATGTCTTCGATCGCCGGCCGGCACAGCCGCAACAGCTCGATGTCGAGCGCCTTCTCGAGCCCGTGCTGCTGGCCGCACACGCGGCGGATCGCCACGCCCTCGTAGGGTGGCACGGGCCGGCGCAGGATCGCGCTCCAGTCGAGTCCGTTCGGCAGCTTCCAGTGCCGGATCTCGGGATCCGCCTCGAGCAGGTCGGGGCGCCCGATCACCTCGTCGAGCTTGCGCACGCCCAGCGACGCCAGGATCTCGCGCACCTCTTCCGCGACGAAGCGCAGGAAGCGCACCACGTGCTCCGGGTCACCGGTGAACTTCTTGCGCAGCTGCTCGTTCTGGGTCGCGACCCCGACCGGGCAGGTGTTCAAGTGACACACGCGCATCATGATGCAGCCCAGTGCCACCAAGGCGATCGTGCCGAAGCCGAATTCGTCGGCCCCGAGCATGGCGCCGATCACCACGTCGCGGCCCGTGCGCAGCTGGCCGTCGGTGTGCACGCGGATGCGCCCGCGCAGGTCGTTCATGACCAGCGCCTGCTGGGTCTCCGCCAGGCCGATCTCCCAGGGCACGCCGGCGTGCTTGATCGAAGTGAGTGGCGAGGCGCCGGTGCCGCCCTCGAAGCCGGCGATCTGTACCGACTCGGCGTGGCCCTTCGAGACACCCGCCGCGATCGTGCCCACGCCCGAGACCGACACGAGCTTCACCGAGATGTCGGCCTTGGGATTGGCGTTCTTCAGGTCGTGGATGAGCTGTGCCAGGTCCTCGATCGAGTAGATGTCGTGGTGCGGCGGCGGCGAGATCAGGCCGACGCCCGGCGTGGCGTTGCGCACGCGCGCGATCCAGCGGTTCACCTTGTGACCCGGGAGCTGGCCGCCTTCGCCGGGCTTCGCGCCCTGGGCGATCTTGATCTGCAGCTCGTCGGCGTTCACGAGATACCAGCTCGAGACACCGAACCGGCCCGAGGCGACCTGCTTGATGGCGCTGCGCCGCCAGTCACCGTTGGGGTCGGGCGTGAAGCGCTTCGGGTCCTCGCCGCCCTCGCCGCTGTTCGACTTGCCGCCGATGCGGTTCATGGCGATGGCGAGCGTCTCGTGGGCCTCGGCGCTGATCGAGCCAAAGCTCATGGCGCCGGTGCAGAAGCGCTTCATGATCTCGCTGGCCGGCTCGACCTCTTCGATCGGCAGCGGCGTGGCGCCGCCCTTGAAGCGCAGGAGGCCCCGGATCGTGTAGTGCTCGCGGCTCTGGTCGTTGATCGACTTGGCGTAGTCGCGGTACTGACTCGCGTCGTTGCGGCGCACCGCGTTCTGCAGGCGGTGGATGGTCTGCGGGTTGAGCAGGTGCTTCTCGCCGCCGCGCCGCCACTGGTACTCGCCGCCGATGTCGAGCTCGTGCTCCGGGTGGATCTCGTGCGGATAGGCGCTCTCGTGCCGCAGCAGCGCCTCGCGCGCCAGCACGCCCAGAGTGACTCCGCCGATCCGGGTCGAGGTGTCGGTGAAGAACTCGCGCACCACCGGCTCCGAGATGCCGACCGCCTCGAAGATCTGCGCGCCGCGATAGCTCGCGAGCGTGGAGATTCCCATCTTGGCGAAGATCTTGAGCAGGCCCTTCCCGATCGCCTTCACGTAGTTGTACTGGGCCTTGTCGGCGGTGAGCTCCGCGGGCACCCAGGTGCGGTCCTGGACCAGCTGCGCCACCGACTCGAACGCGAGATAGGGGTGGATCGCGGCCGCGCCGAAGCCGATCAGGAGCGCGAAGTGCGCGACCTCGCGCGCCTCGCCCGTCTCGACCACGAGCCCGCAGCGCATGCGCAGGCCTTCGCGGCACAGGTGGTGGTGCACGGCCGAGGTCGCGAGCAGACTCGGCACCGCGGCGCGCGTTCGGCCCGCCGCGCGGTCGGACAGCACCAGGATCGACGCCCCGCCGCGCACCGCCGCGGCGGCCTCGTCGCGGATGCGGTCGAGCGCCTGGCGCAGCGCGCGCTCGGCGTCGTCGAGTGACTCGCCCTCGGGCAGGTCGAACACGGTCTCGATCGTCGCGGCGCGCAGCCACGGGTGGTCGATCTGCCGGATCTTCTCCAGCTCCGCCGCGGACAGGATCGGCTGCTCAAGCTCGAGCAGGCGCGCGTGCTCCGGGGTCTCCTCGAGGATGTTGCGCTCGGGTCCCAGCGTGG encodes the following:
- a CDS encoding glutamate synthase subunit beta: MGKVTGFLELGRKTPGKRAANERVGDYLEIYADPPEESIRAQASRCMDCGVPFCNSGCPLGNIIPDWNDLVYRGKWREALDRLHRTNNFPEFTGRICPAPCESACVLGINDDPVTIEFIEKTIAERGFAEGWVTPEPPATRTGRKVAVVGSGPAGLAAAQQLNRAGHWVTLFEKKDRVGGLLRYGIPDFKLEKWTVDRRAELMIAEGVQVRTGVHVGKDVSGPELLREFDAVLLTGGAESPRDLKVPGRDLEGV
- the gltB gene encoding glutamate synthase large subunit, whose protein sequence is MNDPNVPERQGLYDPRFEHDACGVGFVCNIDGRASHEIIQRGLQVLVNLTHRGATGSDAETGDGAGILMQVPHAFLERECASLGIRLPEPGEYGVGAVFLPQDPSDRERCESTIERIVGEEGQHLLGWRDVPVHPEHIGEAARRAMPRIRQFFVLRGSGLDTESFERKLFVVRKRVENSLREAGVRGFHVPSLSSRTLVYKGLLLAHQVKRFYPDLADPAIESGLALVHQRYSTNTWPTWNLAHPYRYLCHNGEINTVRGNHNWMRAREAIIRSGVWGEDIDKLFPIISAGGSDSAMLDNALEFLVLSGRDLPHAMMMLVPEAWDRDPLMRDEKKAFYEYHQCLMEPWDGPASMCFSDGIRIGAVLDRNGLRPSRYWVTKDGFVVLSSECGVLPINPEDVRYKGRLQPGRMLLIDTGEGRIIPDEELKAYYARRRPYREWLRANLVKLGDLAARNASPERDGESDRLTRQKLFGYTLEDLRILLSPMAATGGEADGSMGNDTPIAALSERPQILFNYFKQVFAQVTNPSIDSIREDSVMSLISTLGPERNILEETPEHARLLELEQPILSAAELEKIRQIDHPWLRAATIETVFDLPEGESLDDAERALRQALDRIRDEAAAAVRGGASILVLSDRAAGRTRAAVPSLLATSAVHHHLCREGLRMRCGLVVETGEAREVAHFALLIGFGAAAIHPYLAFESVAQLVQDRTWVPAELTADKAQYNYVKAIGKGLLKIFAKMGISTLASYRGAQIFEAVGISEPVVREFFTDTSTRIGGVTLGVLAREALLRHESAYPHEIHPEHELDIGGEYQWRRGGEKHLLNPQTIHRLQNAVRRNDASQYRDYAKSINDQSREHYTIRGLLRFKGGATPLPIEEVEPASEIMKRFCTGAMSFGSISAEAHETLAIAMNRIGGKSNSGEGGEDPKRFTPDPNGDWRRSAIKQVASGRFGVSSWYLVNADELQIKIAQGAKPGEGGQLPGHKVNRWIARVRNATPGVGLISPPPHHDIYSIEDLAQLIHDLKNANPKADISVKLVSVSGVGTIAAGVSKGHAESVQIAGFEGGTGASPLTSIKHAGVPWEIGLAETQQALVMNDLRGRIRVHTDGQLRTGRDVVIGAMLGADEFGFGTIALVALGCIMMRVCHLNTCPVGVATQNEQLRKKFTGDPEHVVRFLRFVAEEVREILASLGVRKLDEVIGRPDLLEADPEIRHWKLPNGLDWSAILRRPVPPYEGVAIRRVCGQQHGLEKALDIELLRLCRPAIEDMQPVELSLPIRNVNRTVGTMLGSAVSLKHGLEGLPDNTIRVRFTGSAGQSFGAFLPKGITLTLAGDANDYCAKGLSGGRVVVFPHPESTFDPAQNIVIGNVALYGATGGEAFFCGVAGERFGVRNSGARAVVEGVGDHGCEYMTGGRVVVLGGVGRNFAAGMSGGIAYVLDPQHSFAELCNPGTVDLERVETEADERELRDLVEAHFRHTRSERAEQVLEKWATTLPHFVKVFPREYKRALMGIEFGKESY